Proteins from one Melospiza melodia melodia isolate bMelMel2 chromosome 18, bMelMel2.pri, whole genome shotgun sequence genomic window:
- the DCTN5 gene encoding dynactin subunit 5, producing the protein MELSEMLYNKSEYIETASGNKVSRQSVLCGSQNIVLNGKTIVMNDCIIRGDLANVRVGRHCVVKSRSVIRPPFKKFSKGVAFFPLHIGDHVFIEEDCVVNAAQIGSYVHIGKNCVIGRRCVLKDCCKILDNTVLPPETVVPPFTVFSGCPGLFSGELPECTQELMIDVTKSYYQKFLPLTQVASGRA; encoded by the exons aTGGAGCTCAGCGAGATGCTCTACAACAAGTCCGAGTACATCGAGACG GCTTCCGGCAACAAGGTGAGCCGCCAGTCCGTGCTGTGCGGCAGCCAGAACATCGTCCTCAACGGCAAG ACAATCGTTATGAACGACTGCATCATCCGCGGGGACCTGGCGAACGTGCGGGTGGGCCGGCACTGCGTGGTGAAGAGCCGCAGCGTCATCAGGCCGCCCTTCAAGAAGTTCAGCAAAGG GGTGGCTTTCTTCCCTCTGCACATTGGTGACCATGTCTTCATAGAAGAGGATTGTGTTGTCAACGCGGCCCAGATTGGCTCCTATGTGCACATAGGCAAGAACTGTGTCATT GGACGTAGATGTGTTTTGAAAGACTGCTGCAAAATCTTAGACAACACAGTACTCCCTCCTGAAACCGTAGTTCCACCTTTCACTGTCTTCTCAGGCTGCCCAG GACTGTTCTCGGGGGAGCTCCCGGAATGCACCCAGGAGCTCATGATTGATGTTACCAAGAGCTATTACCAGAAGTTCTTGCCACTCACTCAG gtggcctctggcagggcctaa